Proteins encoded by one window of Panicum virgatum strain AP13 chromosome 7N, P.virgatum_v5, whole genome shotgun sequence:
- the LOC120681549 gene encoding protein YIF1B-B-like, whose amino-acid sequence MYNNYGNPPGMQMPQQNSQPGQFNNPLYGASSGLIRSGLGVYGEKFLDSSSEFMQSNINRYFSNPQYYFHVNDQYVRNKLKVILFPFFHRGHWTRISEPVGGRLSYKPPIYDINAPDLYIPFMAFGSFIILAGFTLGFMGKFTPEAINLQFSRALIGWAFQLVILKGLLYSMGGGEVPLLDLVAYGGYLFAGLSLAVVARLIWAYSYYIMMPWMSLCMGVFLVRTMKRVLFTEMRSSERHSSRQHYFLLFMAIAQFPLFFWLGSIGA is encoded by the exons ATGTATAATAACTATGGGAACCCTCCTGGGATGCAGATGCCACAGCAGAATTCTCAGCCGGGCCAGTTTAACAATCCATTATATGGTGCAAGCTCAGGTCTAATTAGATCTGGGCTAGGAGTATATGGGGAGAAGTTCTTGGATTCTAGTTCAGAATTCATGCAAAGCAAT ATCAATAGATACTTCTCCAACCCGCAGTATTACTTCCATGTGAATGATCAATATGTCAGGAACAAGTTGAAAGTTATATTGTTTCCATTCTTTCACAGG GGGCACTGGACTCGGATAAGTGAACCTGTTGGTGGGCGTTTGTCCTACAAACCTCCAATCTATGACATAAATGCACCAGATCTGTACATCCCTTTCATGGCATTTGGAAGCTTCATCATTCTTGCTGGTTTTACATTAGGTTTCATGGGAAA GTTTACTCCAGAAGCTATAAATCTGCAGTTTTCCAGGGCACTCATTGGATGGGCCTTCCAGCTCGTGATACTGAAAGGTTTGCTCTACTCAATGGGCGGTGGTGAGGTGCCACTTCTCGACTTGGTAGCATATGGTGGCTACTTATTTGCCGGGCTATCCCTTGCTGTTGTTGCAAGGCTCATATGGGCATACTCGTATTACATCATGATGCCATGGATGAGCCTGTGCATGGGAGTGTTCTTGGTGAGGACAATGAAGAGGGTGCTTTTCACAGAGATGAGAAGCAGCGAGAGGCACTCATCGCGACAGCATTACTTCCTTCTCTTCATGGCAATAGCACAGTTTCCCCTGTTCTTCTGGCTTGGCAGCATAGGTGCATGA